In Edaphobacter aggregans, the sequence AAGTAGAGCTGCCCGTCTTTATCTACTGCCGCGCCTGAGATGTTGTAGAAGCCGTCGTGAAGTTTTTCAACCTTTGCACCGACAGCGAGAACCGTGGAGGCAGGTTTAGGCTCCACGGCGATGGGGGCATTGTTGATGGTCAGGAAAGCAAATTCGCGGTTACGAACAAGCTCTGGGGCTGACGGATTGATAACAATGGCATTGTCGAAGGAGACCTTGTTGTCACCGTAGACGTGAATATTGCGAAAGCGGATGTTGTCCGAGTTTGATACTTCAATGGCATTCAGGAACGGCTGATAGCTGCTTACGACGCGATAGCTGTGGTAGTTGGCGATACTGATATTACTGGAGTTGTCGATGGAAAGCGGTAAGCAAAACGGCCCTTCGCCTCGTTCTTCCTCCGTCTGTAGCGCATAAATTTGCCAGTTCGAGGCGTTCTTGAGCTTTACTTCGTTGCGAACATGGTGCTCGCTGGAGAATTCATAGATACGGCCTTCTGTAGAAGTATCAGAGATATAAAGGCCGGCCTGCGCGAAGCTGCTTGGCGTCCAAATGTTTGCGAAGGTTCCGCCGCCGCCATCAGTGATCCAGAGGCTAGGATACTGACTGTCCCAACGGCGATTGATGTCGGTTTCGGCGGTGTGGGTGTTGTTATAGATGGTAGCGAAGGAGACGCCCGGGTAGTTCGTTCCGTGACCTCCAAGAAAGCGAACGTCATCCATCAACGAATCTTTGCCAGCCATCCACTTCGCGCCGACCGCACGGGTATTGATGCCATTAGTGTAAAGACCAATGCCTGTAACGATATTGGTTCCACCCTTCGGGCTCTCAAGGAGCGGCTTAGGAGAGCCAGGGCCTTGAAAGGCCGGCGTTGAGTCAGGGATATCAAGCTGAGTGGTCGTCGGATTGAGACCGATCAATACGGTATCGGGCCTTAATGTAATCGTATCGGTTACGATATATCGACCTGACGGAATATAGATCGTACGATGTTCGGCAATTGCCTTTTTGATAACTGCCGTGTCATCAGTCGTGCCATCGCCTTTGGCCCCCAGCGACTGGAGGTTAACCCACGTATCCTCGGCCGGGAGAGCAGGAATATCGGACGACACAGCCATGGGTAGACTAGTGAGCGCACTCTTTTCGTAGATTGTGCCGATTGCGGGCGTAGCGCCTGCATTCGCAAAGGTTAAACCGTGAGTGAAGGCTTTGACCTGGTAAATCTCTCCTGTCCCAGGAAGGTTTTTGCCGCTCTCACGAAAGGCTGCAAAGACAGGGACATGGCGGCAGGTGATGTTCTCGAGGTTAATCTCCGTGCGCGCGTTGTTCTCGTTGCTGATTGTTATAGCGGGGCCGGAAATATCTTCGAACTGAGAATCCTTGACCCAAAGTTCGTCAGCATAACCGGGGTCGATGGAGATGGCAGCAGGAACGTTTTTGATGTGGGTGCGGATGATAGTGAGACCTGCTTCGTGCTCCTTGATCGCAGCCTGCGTCTGGCCTTCGAAGGTGGCGTCGAGCAAAGTGAACTGCCAACCGGGTGAGGGCTTGCGCGTCATGATGCCGTATTTGCCGCCGTGGAAATGCAGGTCTTCTGCTTCATTGCCGACATCGTGCAAGCCAGCGAGGCCAGAGCCAATGTGGAAGTCCATGTGAGCCAGGTAACAGTGCTGCGCGACGTGGAATCGGATTCCAACCGCGGCAGGATTGCCGTCCTGAATTTCGAGGTCGACATTGCTCATCGCCGAGTAGAATGTCCCAGGATTGGCGTCGGGAATATTCGGCGTTGGTGGAACGATTCCCTGCTGCAGTCCGGGGCGTACGCGGCTACCGGGAGGGCGATTGCCGCCGGGGCGGCCACCAGCAAAGAGCAGCATATAACCGATTCCCTGCTGGTAGCCTGGAGTGTCTTTGCCGAGAACAATGACGGGGCGGCTTTTGCCATATCCGATAAGACGAATTCCAGGCCAGACGATGAGGGTCTTGCTGATGCGATAGCGCCCTTCGGGCAGGAAGACGATTCCCTGCACTGTCGTCTCCTGGACTTTATTGATAGCGTTCTGAATGGCGTCTGTGTCATCGCCAACGCCATCGCCATGAAGGCCCGAATCAGACTTGGAGAGGTAGATCGCTTTCGAGTCGTCGGGGCGAAGCGTGTAGAACGAAGCGGCCCACAAAGGAGTTACACAGAATGTTGCAAGGATACCTGCTGCCAACTTTATAGACGATCTCGACTTCATGCTTGCCCCTTGTTTTCCTGTTACCAGACGTAGGTCGCCACTGACCCAGCATTAAGCGACGTTGTGAATGACTTTCCGTGATCGCGAACGCTGAACGTTTGAGGAGTGCCGCTGATGTTCGACACAATAAGCACCTTCTCACCCCTGGGAGTTTTGAAGGCCACGTTGGGAAGCTGCTCGAGATCGTTAGAACCAATGCGAACAGAGCCGGGACGGACGAACTTCGATGCATGAGCGAGGGTATAAAAGGCAACCTGTCGAGTGACCTTCTCACCGTCGATGGTGATTGCACCGACGCATCCGGTGCATCCACCATCGTTAGTGTGTGGACCATTCTGGGGATCGGCGGCAAGGTTCCAGAGCAAAATATTTTTGCTCCAGTTGCGGGAGACACCAATAATGACTCGCGCCACAGGCTTGCTTAAATTGATGTCAGTGCTACCGCTGTGCTCGGTTACAGATTGTTCGGTGAAGTAGATGTTCTTCTTGGGAAATTCATCATGGACCTGAGTCATTGCATCTACCTTTCCCCCATACAGATGAAAGCCGGTGCCGTCGATGTATTTGTTAGCTGTAGGGTCTCTCAGAATGGTGAGCGGATAGAGTGGATGATCGAGGTTGTGGTCGTATAAAACGATCTTGGTTTTGATGCCGGCTTTTTTGAATGCAGGCCCGAGATGATTCTTGATGAAGTCCTCCTGCTCCGATTCAAGCATCAGCATACTGGGCGTGTTCTTCTCGTTCAGCGGCTCGTTCTGGATGGTGAGCGTGTCGATGGGAATGCCTGCAGCCTGCATGCCCTGGATGTACTTCACAAAATAGTCAGCGTAGGCACCGAAGTATTCGGGTTTCAGCACACCACCCCTTGCCACGCCGCTCGTCTTCATCCACAACGGAGCAGACCACGGAGAGGCGAGGATCTTAATCTTCGGATTGATCGCGAGAATTTCTTTGATAACAGGGATGACGTCGGCATGGTCTGGATCAAGGCTGAACTTCGCCATACTCTGGTCGGTCTGACCTTCAGGCATGTCGTCATAGGAGTAGACATGGTCATTCATGTCGGAAGCTCCGACACTGACACGAATATAGCTGCTCCCAATGTTGTTGCCGTCGTCAGCAAAAAGTTCATGCAGGATTGCCGCACGCGCCGTAGGATTCATGCGCATCAGGAGTTGCGCGCTGCCACCAGTAACCGCAAAGCCGAAGCCATCAATAGTTTGAAAAGTCTTCGTATCATCAACATCGATGACTGGATCTTTTGCAGGCGAGTTCGTAAATGGCGTGGGTGGGGATTGCAGCTGAAAGAGAGCTGATCTGTCGGGATTCGTCAGCCAGACTGAAGCATCTTTTTGCGCGTAAGACGAAAGTGGAACCAATGTTAGTGCAAGGAATGCTAGGGAGTTAACAACCTTCGAGTTCATTTAGGCTCCTGAGTGGCAGTACTGCTATTTGCTATATACGTAAATGATCACTGCGGCACCGATACCGGCTTGAGGCCGAGTGCCTTCAAATAACCTGGGTTCGTGTGAGCGTTATGAAGTTGAATATTTTCGAGTAGGCCAGCGAATGCTTTGTTTATGACTTCCTGATCCGGCCTTGCTTTTAGGCGCCCTTCAACCTGTCCTGTACCGCGCGGCAGTTTGGCAAAAGCGACGATCTGATCCCACCCTTCCGGAGGAGTGATGGTAACGACGGCGGATGTCTTGCCCATCTTCTTATAGGGCCAGAATGCCCAGCCAATATTGTGTTTCTCCATCAGAGCAACGAACTGAGCGATCCACTCATCGTTGTTTTCGCCAGATTCGCCCAGCCAGATCGGAACGTTATATTTATCGCGAAAGTCCAGATATTGCTGGATGACTGGTTCGTCTGTCTTCGACCAGTACTTATGAAAGGTGTAGGCGGTATTGCTGTCGAAGGGAGAACCAAAGACAGTGAAGTTACCGTCCCACTGAGCCCCGCCAAGAAAAAAGATGTGATGCTTGTCGATCTGGCGAACTGCTGTGGATAACTTTTTATAGAGCGGCTCGAGCTTCGGATTCAACGAGGCCAAACGCGGGTAGTGCGGGATCGGCTCATTCAGAAGATCGTATCCAAGCACAGTGGGATTGTCTTTGTAATGATGTGCGATGCCCTGCCAAATCGCGATGAGATGCGCTTGCTCCTGAGGACTGTCGTAGAGCCATGGGTATCCGTAACTGTCGTCGATATTTGCGCCGGTCTGACCGCCGGGAGCAGCGTGCATGTCGATAACAACATAAAGGCCTTCCTCGCGACTCCATTGCAGAACGCGATCTAACAGAGTGAACCCTTCAGCATTATCCGCTTCAAAAAACTTGTAGTGGATTGGGATACGGATCGAATTAAACCCAGCTTCGCGGAGGAGATGAATGTCCTGCTGAGTAATGTAATTCTCGCGATATTGGCGCCAGAAATCCGCTGCCTTATCGGGACCGAGCAATTCGGTAACGAGGCCTTCGATCTCACGAGCCGACTGCGGGCCACCCTCGAACATCCACATATAGCCTTCAGGCACGAACCAGTTGCCCAGATTCGTCGCCCGCAGCAGAAGAGGCTTGCCGTTTCTGTCAACGATCTCCTTTTGTTGCGTGTGCGCAAACTGAGCAGAAAGGCTGGACGGAAGCAGCGAAAGCGACAGCACGGCAAGGCTTAACAGACTGCGGAGCGACATGAGTAAATCCCTCGTAGGACGGGTTCGAAAATGAGACTGGTTTTACGGCAGAACAGTGAACGTCGTGTGTTGTGTCGCCGAAGAGTCGGCACCTACCCATAAATCGAAAGGGCCGGGTTCGATCGACCAGCGATGAGTCTGCGGACTCCAGAAGCCAAGGTCGTTCGTGTCGAGCGCGAACGTAACGGTCTGCTTCTCGCCAGGCTTGAGACTCACCCGACGAAAGGCTTTGAGCTCGCGCGTCGGACGTGACGCGGTGCCGGATCGTTGATGCGTGTAGAGCTGAACAACCTGATCACCCGCAGCCCCACCCGTGTTTTGCAGCTCGATAGAAACCGCCAACTTAGACCCGGCCTTCACTGAGATAGATTCTGTCTTGAGGTCATCCATCTTGAAAGTGGTATAGCTAAGACCATAGCCAAAGGGGTAGAGCGGCGCGCTGGAGCCATCCCAATAACGTGTATCGAGAGCATTCGGAATCTGCGTAAGAGTACGCGCATAGAAGATAGGAACCTGACCCACGCTGCGCGGCCAGCTCACCGGCAGTTTTCCTCCAGGATTCGCATCGCCGAAGAGCAGGTCCGCAACGGCATTGCCGCCCTCAGTCCCGGGATACCACGCGTCGAGGATAGCCGGCACATGCTCCGAAGCCCACGTAATATCGAGCGGGCGCCCGTTGAGAAGCACCAGCACGATTGGCTTCCCGGTGGCCACTGCCGCCTCGAGCAACTGCTGCTGACGTCCGGGAAGAGTAAGTGTGGAGCGTGAAGCCCGCTCACCGCTCATAGTCTGGGCCTCCCCCAAAACCAGCACAGCCACTTGCGATTGTTTGATGAGATCAATGGCATGTGCGAACTCTGCATCACGCTCCGCATCGGTTTTTAGCACTGGCTTTGGGCTGGGATATTGCGGATCAAAGATCGAAGGCTGAACCCGTTCAATCTCGACGCCCTTAGCCCAGTTGATGGTTGTACCTGATGGGAAGCGCTTGCGAATGCCTTCAAACACCGTAACAGCGTCCGCAGGATGAGTAGCCAGACTCCATGAGCCAGTAATGTCCGCCTGAGAATCGGCCAGCGGACCAATGACGGCAATCGACGTAAGTGACTTGCTGAGAGGGAGCAGCCTGCCCTCATTCCGAAGTAGCACGGCGCTCCGTTCCGCAGCTTTTCGTGCCGACTGTCGCTGTTCAGGTGTGACGAGCTCAGTCTCGGCCCGCGATGACGCAACGTAAGGACTGGTGAAGAGCCCGAGACGATACTTCGCGGTAAGGATGCGACGCACAGCCTCGTCAATCGTGGACTGCTGCACTAATCCCTGCTTCACCGCAGCAGCAAGCTCATCGCGAAAGACGTGGCTCGTCATCTCCATGTCGACGCCAGCGTTGACCGCACGAACGGCAGCGTCCTGCGGACCAGAAGCAAAGCCATGCGTCGTCAGACTCTTCACGGACTCCCAGTCACTCACCACGAAGCCATCGAACTTCCACTTCTCACGCAACACATCGTGAAGCAGGAAGCGGTTGCCTGTAGCCGGTACGCCATTGAGGTCCATGTACGCGGACATCAACGAACCAGAACCCGCGCGAACAGCCGCCTCGAATGGAGGGAGATATATATTCCACAACTCCTCATCCGAGATGCTCGAAGAATCGTAGTCCCGCCCACCGACCGCAGCACCATACCCAGCGAAGTGCTTCACGCAGGCAAGAATGTGCTCTGGCGACCCGATCTTATCGCCCTGAAAACCACGAATTTGTGCAGCTGCCATCTGCGACCCAAGATAGGGATCCTCGCCCGCGCCTTCCATGATGCGTCCCCAGCGAGGATCGCGCGCTATATCGACCATTGGCGCGAACGTCCAGTTAATTCCGACGGCGCTAGCTTCCTTCGCTGCCATTCGCTGAGCCTCTTCGGCCTGAGCAGGATCCCACGAGGCCGCAAGCGCCAGAGGAACCGGATAGATCGTACGGAATCCATGAATCACATCGAATCCAAATATGAGGGGGATGTGAAGTCTTCCCTTCTCGACAGCCAGATGCTGCAGGCGATTGATCTCCTTCGCATCGGTGATGAAGAGAAACGAGCCAACCTGCCCTTTCAAAATTCGCTCGTCAGGCGAGACGTCCTCCTTCTGGTTCAGTGGAATCTGGCTCATCTGCCCAAGCTTCTCTTCAAGGGTCATCTTCTGCAGCAGATTGTCCACAAAGCGCGCTTCCGTTGTATCGCCCTCCCAGTTTTGTGGCGATTGTGCAAGACAAGAAGCTCCGGACAAAGTAATGGCAAGGCTGCCGACGAGCAGTCGACGAACCAAGGCGCACCTGGAGTAACAAAATGACATCAGAATCTCCATATCGGGGGACTCCCGAAATTTGGCAACGAGGCAGAACAATTTCGCTTGCAGTTCAAACGATTTACTTCTTTGGATTTGACAGCGGCAACCAGTTTAGACAAACGTTTGTTTATTGTCTATATTGACCATCAACGAAATTTTA encodes:
- the bglX gene encoding beta-glucosidase BglX — protein: MEILMSFCYSRCALVRRLLVGSLAITLSGASCLAQSPQNWEGDTTEARFVDNLLQKMTLEEKLGQMSQIPLNQKEDVSPDERILKGQVGSFLFITDAKEINRLQHLAVEKGRLHIPLIFGFDVIHGFRTIYPVPLALAASWDPAQAEEAQRMAAKEASAVGINWTFAPMVDIARDPRWGRIMEGAGEDPYLGSQMAAAQIRGFQGDKIGSPEHILACVKHFAGYGAAVGGRDYDSSSISDEELWNIYLPPFEAAVRAGSGSLMSAYMDLNGVPATGNRFLLHDVLREKWKFDGFVVSDWESVKSLTTHGFASGPQDAAVRAVNAGVDMEMTSHVFRDELAAAVKQGLVQQSTIDEAVRRILTAKYRLGLFTSPYVASSRAETELVTPEQRQSARKAAERSAVLLRNEGRLLPLSKSLTSIAVIGPLADSQADITGSWSLATHPADAVTVFEGIRKRFPSGTTINWAKGVEIERVQPSIFDPQYPSPKPVLKTDAERDAEFAHAIDLIKQSQVAVLVLGEAQTMSGERASRSTLTLPGRQQQLLEAAVATGKPIVLVLLNGRPLDITWASEHVPAILDAWYPGTEGGNAVADLLFGDANPGGKLPVSWPRSVGQVPIFYARTLTQIPNALDTRYWDGSSAPLYPFGYGLSYTTFKMDDLKTESISVKAGSKLAVSIELQNTGGAAGDQVVQLYTHQRSGTASRPTRELKAFRRVSLKPGEKQTVTFALDTNDLGFWSPQTHRWSIEPGPFDLWVGADSSATQHTTFTVLP
- a CDS encoding glycoside hydrolase family 30 protein: MNSKVVNSLAFLALTLVPLSSYAQKDASVWLTNPDRSALFQLQSPPTPFTNSPAKDPVIDVDDTKTFQTIDGFGFAVTGGSAQLLMRMNPTARAAILHELFADDGNNIGSSYIRVSVGASDMNDHVYSYDDMPEGQTDQSMAKFSLDPDHADVIPVIKEILAINPKIKILASPWSAPLWMKTSGVARGGVLKPEYFGAYADYFVKYIQGMQAAGIPIDTLTIQNEPLNEKNTPSMLMLESEQEDFIKNHLGPAFKKAGIKTKIVLYDHNLDHPLYPLTILRDPTANKYIDGTGFHLYGGKVDAMTQVHDEFPKKNIYFTEQSVTEHSGSTDINLSKPVARVIIGVSRNWSKNILLWNLAADPQNGPHTNDGGCTGCVGAITIDGEKVTRQVAFYTLAHASKFVRPGSVRIGSNDLEQLPNVAFKTPRGEKVLIVSNISGTPQTFSVRDHGKSFTTSLNAGSVATYVW
- a CDS encoding glycoside hydrolase family 5 protein encodes the protein MSLRSLLSLAVLSLSLLPSSLSAQFAHTQQKEIVDRNGKPLLLRATNLGNWFVPEGYMWMFEGGPQSAREIEGLVTELLGPDKAADFWRQYRENYITQQDIHLLREAGFNSIRIPIHYKFFEADNAEGFTLLDRVLQWSREEGLYVVIDMHAAPGGQTGANIDDSYGYPWLYDSPQEQAHLIAIWQGIAHHYKDNPTVLGYDLLNEPIPHYPRLASLNPKLEPLYKKLSTAVRQIDKHHIFFLGGAQWDGNFTVFGSPFDSNTAYTFHKYWSKTDEPVIQQYLDFRDKYNVPIWLGESGENNDEWIAQFVALMEKHNIGWAFWPYKKMGKTSAVVTITPPEGWDQIVAFAKLPRGTGQVEGRLKARPDQEVINKAFAGLLENIQLHNAHTNPGYLKALGLKPVSVPQ
- a CDS encoding glycosyl hydrolase family 28-related protein — translated: MKSRSSIKLAAGILATFCVTPLWAASFYTLRPDDSKAIYLSKSDSGLHGDGVGDDTDAIQNAINKVQETTVQGIVFLPEGRYRISKTLIVWPGIRLIGYGKSRPVIVLGKDTPGYQQGIGYMLLFAGGRPGGNRPPGSRVRPGLQQGIVPPTPNIPDANPGTFYSAMSNVDLEIQDGNPAAVGIRFHVAQHCYLAHMDFHIGSGLAGLHDVGNEAEDLHFHGGKYGIMTRKPSPGWQFTLLDATFEGQTQAAIKEHEAGLTIIRTHIKNVPAAISIDPGYADELWVKDSQFEDISGPAITISNENNARTEINLENITCRHVPVFAAFRESGKNLPGTGEIYQVKAFTHGLTFANAGATPAIGTIYEKSALTSLPMAVSSDIPALPAEDTWVNLQSLGAKGDGTTDDTAVIKKAIAEHRTIYIPSGRYIVTDTITLRPDTVLIGLNPTTTQLDIPDSTPAFQGPGSPKPLLESPKGGTNIVTGIGLYTNGINTRAVGAKWMAGKDSLMDDVRFLGGHGTNYPGVSFATIYNNTHTAETDINRRWDSQYPSLWITDGGGGTFANIWTPSSFAQAGLYISDTSTEGRIYEFSSEHHVRNEVKLKNASNWQIYALQTEEERGEGPFCLPLSIDNSSNISIANYHSYRVVSSYQPFLNAIEVSNSDNIRFRNIHVYGDNKVSFDNAIVINPSAPELVRNREFAFLTINNAPIAVEPKPASTVLAVGAKVEKLHDGFYNISGAAVDKDGQLYFVDPRWQRIYRWAPDTRRLSIVRDSPLSPVQLAFDKAGNLIVVSYDGNGTVYSFAPDSPDENITLLKPQATGPRPSMGAVLPVNYWRNEHDFTEAVPVQKPYQYISADGSTFIPAGEDFVTGALYYGTKMADLLRAFGLAQAVPGKPFYVSDESEQKTYEVSVASDGTLTKPRLFAEQGGESVAQDTEGNVYIAAGQIYVYNSSGRLIDTIEVPDRPVDLVFGGKDGKTLFILARSSLYAVETRVKGLSR